In Oncorhynchus kisutch isolate 150728-3 linkage group LG7, Okis_V2, whole genome shotgun sequence, one DNA window encodes the following:
- the LOC109893741 gene encoding protein kinase C eta type isoform X2: protein MSTFLRQPTFCFHCKEFIWGVFGKQGYQCQVCTCVVHKRCHQLVVTVCPRMKKPVKEPTTNQGFSINVPHKFNIHNFKAPTFCDHCGSLLWGLVRQGLHCKSCKMNVHIRCKGNVAPSCGVNSVELANKLAEMGLQAGGFSKRNSLSTGVQGQERALSVRRESETPQQQTRHLGISDFTFLQVLGKGSFGKVMLARLNSGERVFAVKVLKKDIILQDDDVECTMTEKRVLSLASSHPYLTQLYCCFQTPDRLFFVMEFVNGGDLMFHIQKSRKFEECRARFYTAEITSALIFLHSKGIVYRDLKLDNVLLDKDGHCKLADFGMCKEGMFEGVATGTFCGTPDYIAPEILQEMQYGPSVDWWSLGVLLYEMLSGHAPFEAENEDDLFESILNEEISYASWLSAEAVNILKAFLTKNPARRLGCVAAEGGENAVTNHVFFTGINWDKLNCREQEPPFKPRIKTAEDVNNFDPDFTQEEPTLTPIEDLLPSVNQDEFHNFSFTSPELLDD from the exons ATGTCCACCTTCCTACGGCAGCCCACCTTCTGCTTCCACTGCAAAGAGTTCATCTG GGGTGTGTTTGGGAAGCAGGGCTACCAATGCCAAG TATGCACGTGTGTGGTTCACAAGCGATGTCATCAGTTGGTTGTCACGGTGTGTCCACGAATGAAGAAGCCTGTCAAGGAGCCG ACCACCAACCAAGGCTTCAGTATCAACGTCCCTCACAAGTTCAACATCCACAACTTTAAGGCTCCCACCTTCTGTGACCACTGTGGTTCTCTACTGTGGGGCCTTGTCAGACAGGGTCTACACTGCAAGA GCTGTAAGATGAACGTGCACATCCGCTGTAAGGGCAACGTAGCACCCAGCTGTGGGGTCAACAGTGTGGAGCTGGCCAACAAGTTGGCAGAGATGGGCCTGCAGGCCGGGGGGTTCTCCAAACGCAATTCgctg TCCACTGGAGTGCAGGGCCAGGAGCGGGCCCtcagtgtgaggagagagagtgaaacccCTCAGCAGCAGACCAGACATCTGGGCATCTCTGACTTCACCTTCCTACAGGTGCTGGGGAAGGGTAGCTTCGGCAAG GTGATGCTGGCTCGGTTGAACAGCGGTGAGCGGGTGTTTGCAGTGAAGGTGCTGAAGAAGGACATAATTCTGCAGGACGATGATGTTGAGTGCaccatgacagagaagagagTGCTGTCACTGGCCAGCTCCCACCCGTACCTCACTCAGCTCTACTGCTGCTTTCAGACACCG GACCGCCTGTTCTTTGTGATGGAGTTTGTCAATGGAGGCGACCTCATGTTCCACATCCAGAAGTCCAGAAAGTTTGAGGAGTGCCGCGCTCGCTTCTACACCGCCGAGATCACCTCTGCACTTATTTTCCTGCACAGCAAGGGCATCGTCTACAG GGATCTGAAGCTGGACAATGTGCTCCTTGATAAGGACGGACACTGTAAGCTGGCTGATTTCGGCATGTGCAAGGAGGGCATGTTTGAAGGTGTGGCCACAGGCACCTTCTGCGGGACTCCTGACTACATCGCCCCAGAG ATCCTTCAGGAGATGCAGTACGGGCCGTCTGTGGACTGGTGGTCTCTCGGCGTGCTGCTCTATGAGATGCTGTCTGGCCACGCCCCCTTTGAGGCAGAGAACGAGGACGACCTGTTTGAGTCCATCCTGAATGAGGAGATCAGCTATGCATCCTGGCTGAGTGCTGAGGCAGTCAATATCCTGAAAGCT TTCCTGACTAAGAACCCTGCCCGGCGTCTAGGCTGCGTGGCGGCGGAGGGTGGGGAGAACGCTGTGACTAACCACGTCTTCTTCACTGGAATCAACTGGGACAAGCTGAACTGCAGGGAGCAGGAGCCGCCCTTCAAACCCCGCATC AAAACTGCAGAGGACGTGAACAACTTTGACCCAGACTTCACCCAGGAGGAGCCCACCCTGACGCCCATTGAGgatctccttccctctgtcaaCCAGGACGAGTTCCACAACTTCTCTTTCACCTCTCCTGAGCTGCTGGACGACTAG